In Corythoichthys intestinalis isolate RoL2023-P3 chromosome 4, ASM3026506v1, whole genome shotgun sequence, a genomic segment contains:
- the LOC130915306 gene encoding semaphorin-4B-like isoform X4: MAISLLATLAVIGIKALGTDADDALLLPLRAHASFPFNSPDRPIVHFPLAPVHNCTALLLSDDRLYVGAQDAVLSLDVTEGDDITLRSNVTWQPSESDVAECERKGKNATADCGNFVAVLQLLNASHLYACGSFAFNPHDSFLDADTLAMTSPQVSRGRCPFNPFQRSAALAADGELFTATTKDFWGNSPLIARHFSKDGHPDVTQESSPFLLEEPNFVGTALDAVQRKVFFFFSEVAKEFNVQEEMRVARVVSVCQDDVGGSQILQKKWTSLVKTTLSCLSPFNVLIDVFTLPPIEGEDPTGTLFYAIFVSQWYGNFSKNSPQIFLTAWSSSRSFRPESVVCSFRLASIREVFAGPYRTFDAKTDQWNPLLTRRPFGQCDLDSASHDKLEEVKRTFLTGGRVAPDQGGPLLVSAHQRYSRMAVMRVRGSDKRSYQVLFLLTENGLLHKVFLSARGPRLIEEIKVLERGERVTAFVLSASKGMMFVGSWSAVTAVPVARCSAYTTCGRCLISRDPFCGWSQSGKRCVQLEHQKPQDTEEEEQTFQLLEGGDVLKVCGGEGRSPFVKRISSFNRMMAA, encoded by the exons ATGGCCATCTCGCTACTGGCGACGCTCGCCGTCATTGGAATAAAAGCCCTCGGGACGGATGCTGACGACGCACTCCTCTTGCCGCTTCGCGCGCATGCCTCGTTCCCTTTCA ACTCACCCGACAGGCCCATAGTGCACTTTCCGCTCGCCCCCGTCCACAATTGCACCGCACTGTTGCTAAGCGACGACCGCCTTTACGTGGGTGCACAGGACGCCGTGCTCTCATTGGACGTGACCGAAGGTGACGACATCACGCTGAGGAGCAAT GTAACCTGGCAACCGTCGGAGTCGGATGTGGCTGAGTGCGAAAGAAAAGGGAAAAACGCCACG GCCGACTGTGGAAACTTCGTGGCGGTGTTGCAGCTCCTGAACGCCTCGCACCTGTACGCCTGCGGTAGTTTCGCTTTCAACCCGCATGACTCCTTCTTG GACGCCGACACCCTGGCCATGACCTCCCCGCAGGTCAGCAGAGGTCGCTGCCCCTTCAACCCGTTCCAGAGAAGCGCCGCCCTGGCTGCCG ACGGCGAGCTGTTCACCGCCACCACAAAGGACTTTTGGGGGAACAGTCCGCTCATTGCGCGCCATTTCAGCAAAGACGGACACCCGGACGTCACCCAGGAGTCATCACCTTTTCTGCTGGAAG AGCCGAACTTTGTGGGCACTGCGCTGGATGCCGTCCAAAGAAaagtcttcttcttcttcagcgAGGTGGCCAAGGAGTTTAACGTCCAGGAGGAGATGCGTGTGGCACGTGTGGTTAGCGTTTGCCAG GACGACGTGGGCGGTTCCCAGATCCTCCAGAAGAAGTGGACATCACTAGTGAAAACAACTCTGAGCTGCCTGTCGCCCTTCAACGTCCTGATAGACGTCTTCACCCTGCCACCAATTGAGGGCGAAGACCCCACCGGCACGCTCTTCTATGCCATTTTTGTCTCGCAGTGGTACGGAAACTTCTCGAAGAACTCGCCTCAAATTTTCCTCACTGCCTGGTCCTCTTCTAGGTCTTTTCGGCCCGAGTCAGTGGTTTGCTCATTCAGGTTGGCGTCCATCAGGGAAGTGTTTGCCGGGCCCTACAGAACTTTCGACGCCAAAACGGACCAGTGGAACCCCTTGCTGACCAGGAGACCCTTTGGTCAG TGCGATCTGGACTCCGCGTCGCACGACAAATTAGAGGAAGTGAAACGGACTTTCCTGACGGGCGGACGCGTGGCTCCAGACCAGGGAGGTCCCCTGTTGGTCTCCGCCCACCAACGCTACAGTCGGATGGCGGTCATGAGAGTACGGGGATCTGACAAGCGAAGCTACCAGGTTCTTTTCCTTCTCACAG AAAATGGACTCCTGCACAAAGTGTTTCTTTCCGCGCGGGGTCCGCGGCTTATCGAGGAGATTAAGGTGTTGGAGCGCGGCGAACGCGTTACGGCCTTCGTGCTGTCGGCCTCTAAG GGCATGATGTTCGTCGGCTCCTGGAGCGCGGTCACTGCCGTCCCCGTGGCTCGGTGCTCTGCCTATACAACGTGCGGGCGTTGCCTAATATCCAGAGACCCTTTTTGCGGGTGGAGTCAAAGCGGGAAGCGGTGTGTTCAGTTGGAACATCAAAAACCCCAAGACACGGAAGAGGAAGAACAAAC